A stretch of DNA from Henriciella sp. AS95:
GCCCCTTGCTCTCCTCTCAGGGGAATTATGGAGACCGTGCCGACATGAAACGCCTTTTCCTTGCTATCGCTGCTGCCACCCTGCCCTTTGCAGCGTCCGCCTCGCCGCAACTGGCGACCGATTGGGGCGTCAAAGCATCGGACCTGTACCAGGAGACGGTAGACTTCATTGAGAATGTCGACCGGTCTGGCGAAACCGCGATCCCCGCTGAATACGAAACCGAAATTGTACGCTTCGCGCATGCTGCAGCCAAGCTTGGAAGCTGGATCGACGGAAATAATGGTCCGTCTGATCTTGGCTGTATTTTCCGCGGCATGGCACAGGAAGGCGAAGTTCAACTGGACGCGCTTTATGATGCCCAATCACCGGTCCAGACCCGCGAAAGCCTCGTGCGCCTGGCGACCATGTTTTCAGATGCCGAGATCATTGCGGTTGCCGCAGTGTATTCCGCGGACCATGACACCCCTGCAGCACCGGCTGGCATCGTCGCATCATGCCCGGTCAGCCCTGCCTCTTCTTTCGCGGCACTTGGCGACTAGTCCTTCTTCGCAGCGAACCGCGCCTTGAAGGCTTCGGGGTCGAATATTCTGATGATGCCGGACTGACTACCCGACGCCATTAGCTCACCACGATCGGAAAACATCGCGGCGCGCCCGTGAACAAATCCATTGTGCACGCCTTCGATCTGGATGTCGCAGCAGACCCATTCGGTCTCCACGATCTTGCGGACGCGCAGCGTATTGTCGAGTGAGGTGGCGCCGGCTGGCAGGCCGAGCGCGTGACTGGTGCCAGACGGAACGAAGTCATTGATCACCGCAAGTGTCACCGCATCGATCGCCGCGCCATTGCGCAACCGCCCCCACAGAACCACCCGGCCGTCGGCGCTGCGTCCGCCCTCAACGTTGCGCCCCGGCGCATAGCGCCCCTTGGCGACGCGCATATCGAGGTTGGAATGCAGGTCATCGGCCTCAGGCCCAAAGCGCGGCATGGGCGGACAATCTTCAGGCGGGGCGACATCCGGCATCTCGACCCATTGATGGGAATGTTCGGATTCGCGCGCACCGACCGCAGCGTTACAAGTGAAGATCTCGCGGTCCTTCACATGAGCAAGGACACGGGCCTGCGTGATATGCTTGCCATCCATCTTCGAGCGGACATCGACATCCACCACATCACCCGGATTGGCATAGGAAAGGTATTGCGCCGTCGCCCAGATACACGGCCGCTCTGTCGTGCGCTCGAGCGCAGCGATCGCCGTGGCCAGTCCAACCCCGCCAAACAGAAACTTCATGCCGGGAGGGCCAACGCAGTAGCGCTCCTCGACAGGCAGAAACCAACGGTGCGGATTGTGTGTCGACTGAAGGTCGATGAAAGATTTCGTGCTCATGGGAAGAGGCGTCTAGCGCTCTTTCGGGTCGAGCGCATCCCTCAATCCATCGCCAATAAAGTTCAGGCAGAGCAGCGTCACCGCCATCAGGATGGCGGGCGCCATGAGAAGGTATGGCTTGTCCTGCATTTCCTTCGCGCCGTTCGAGATCAGCACGCCGAGCGAGGTCAGCGGCTCATTCACGCCGAGGCCAAGGAAGGAGAGGAAACTCTCTGCCATGATCACAACCGGAATAGTCAGCGTCACATAGACCGCCACGGGGCCGACAACGTTCGGCAGAATGTGCCGGCGGATGATGGCGGAGCCCGGTACACCAGCGGCGCGCGCGGCCTCGATGAATTCCTTGCCCTTGATGGCGAGCGTCTGTCCCCGAACGATCCGGCTCATGGTCAGCCATTCGACCGCACCAATGGCTGCAAAGATCAGGATGATGTTTCGCCCGAAGACCGTCAGCAGCAGGATCACGAAGAAGATGAATGGCATTGCGTAGAGCACGTCGACAAAGCGCATCATGATGTTGTCGACGCGCCCACCGACAAAGCCTGCAATCGCGCCCCAGGTCACGCCGATGATGAGCGAGACCAGCGTCGCGACAAGGCCAACGGCAAGCGAAATGCGAAGCCCCAGAAGATTGCGAGCGACCAGGTCCCGCCCCTGCTCGTCGGTGCCGAGCAGGTGCCAATTGTCAAACGTGGGCGCCAGCTCGGTCTGTGCCGAGATCGATTTGTAGGAGTGCACCCAAAGCATCGGCCCGAAAATGGCCAGGAAGAACATGACACCGAGCACCCACATGGAGATGACGGCAGCCTTGTTGTTGAACAGGCGGCGCTTGGCATCGTCCCAGAGCGAGCGCCCGCCGGTAAGGGCCTGTTCGACCGGGTCCTTCCGGCCTGTCATGTCGAGCGTATCAACCATCAGTCGTACTTCACTTTCGGGTCCAGCAACGCATACAGGATGTCGGCAATGAGGTTAAAGATAACGATCAGCGTCGCGTAGATGATCAGCGCGCCCATAACGAGCGTATAGTCCCGGTTGATCGCCCCATCGACAAAGTATGAGCCCATGCCCGGCAAGCCGAAAATCCGCTCGATCACGAGAGAGCCTGTCATCACACGGGCCATGGCAGGGCCTGCATAGGATACCAGCGGCAGGATGGCCGATGGGAGAACATGTCGGCGGATGACAGTGCCTTCAGCAAGGCCTTTCGCCCGCGCGGTTCGCACATGAGGCGAGCGCATGGTCTCAATCGTCGAGGCGCGCATCAGGCGCGAAATGATCGCGATCTGCGGCAGCGCCAGCGTCAGAACCGGCAGGGTCATATTGTGCAGGTTCATCCCGATATTCGGATACTCGCCAAGACCGCCCACCGCGAACAGCCCCGCCCCAAGCGCAAAGACCAGAATCAGGATGGGACCGGTCACAAAGGTCGGGATGGAAATGCCCGCCATCGCAAAGCCCATGACGGTGTAGTCCCCTGTCGTATTCTGGCGGAGGCCTGCAAAAACACCAAGGGCGGTGCCGACAATTATGGCCAGCAGCATTGAGAAGGAGCCGATTGCGAGGCTGACCGGCAGGCCATCGGCGATCAGGTCATTCACGCTTTTGCCGAGCGTTTTCATCGACGGCCCAAAATCACCCTGCAGCACGCCAAGCAAGTAATCGGTGAACTGTTTCCAGAGCGGCTGATCGAGACCAAATTTTGCAGCTATGGCCGCTTCAGTTGCGGCATTGAGTTTGCGTTCGCCATCAAACGGGCCGCCCGGCGCCATGCGCATCATGAAGAAGGCGACGGCAACGATGACGAGAAGGGTTGGTATGGCAAAAAGCAGGCGTCGCAGGACATAGGCCCACGGAACGCGGGAAAGGCTTCGCTGAAGGGCTGACACGTGCGGGCTTTTCTCTTTACGTTACGACTGAACCGGATTCGAGGCTTGGAACTCGTCCTGATGCTTCCTAGGTTCACAGCCAAGCACAGCTTGTCAACGCTACATGACACCGGAGTAATTCATGGCCGACATCCGCAAAGTGACTGATCATTTCTCGGTCGCACCACAAATCAACGAAGACGATGTCGACGAAATTGCCGCCGCCGGCTTCAAGACAATCGTGGCCAATCGGCCGGACGGCGAAGGCGGTGTCGACCAGCCGCGAATGGGAGCGATTCGCACGCGCGCCGAGCAATTGGGCCTGACGTTTGTCGCGCTGCCCTTCTCGGGCGCGCCGACACCCGAAATTATCGAACGCACGCAGTCAATTCTGTCGGAAGCCCCCGCACCGGTTCTGGCGTATTGCCGCACTGGCACACGCTCGGTCACAGCGTGGGCACTGACGCATGGCGGTCAGGGCATGGGCGAAGAAATCGTGGAAGCTGCTGCAGGCGCAGGCTACGACCTCTCGAGCATACAGGGCCTGCTCTGATCACGCAGGCTTGTCCTGACGTGAAACAAACCTCACATGACAAACAGCGGTTAAGAGTTGAAACTCTGATCGTGGCGTGCGATTCACGCCCATCTGCCTGAGGGGGCATGAGGGAGTACAGGTATGTCGAGAAACTGGCTGACGGACTTCAAGTATGAAGACGGCGCTTGGCTTGTGAAGAAAACT
This window harbors:
- a CDS encoding ABC transporter permease subunit → MSALQRSLSRVPWAYVLRRLLFAIPTLLVIVAVAFFMMRMAPGGPFDGERKLNAATEAAIAAKFGLDQPLWKQFTDYLLGVLQGDFGPSMKTLGKSVNDLIADGLPVSLAIGSFSMLLAIIVGTALGVFAGLRQNTTGDYTVMGFAMAGISIPTFVTGPILILVFALGAGLFAVGGLGEYPNIGMNLHNMTLPVLTLALPQIAIISRLMRASTIETMRSPHVRTARAKGLAEGTVIRRHVLPSAILPLVSYAGPAMARVMTGSLVIERIFGLPGMGSYFVDGAINRDYTLVMGALIIYATLIVIFNLIADILYALLDPKVKYD
- a CDS encoding TIGR01244 family sulfur transferase; its protein translation is MADIRKVTDHFSVAPQINEDDVDEIAAAGFKTIVANRPDGEGGVDQPRMGAIRTRAEQLGLTFVALPFSGAPTPEIIERTQSILSEAPAPVLAYCRTGTRSVTAWALTHGGQGMGEEIVEAAAGAGYDLSSIQGLL
- a CDS encoding ABC transporter permease subunit: MVDTLDMTGRKDPVEQALTGGRSLWDDAKRRLFNNKAAVISMWVLGVMFFLAIFGPMLWVHSYKSISAQTELAPTFDNWHLLGTDEQGRDLVARNLLGLRISLAVGLVATLVSLIIGVTWGAIAGFVGGRVDNIMMRFVDVLYAMPFIFFVILLLTVFGRNIILIFAAIGAVEWLTMSRIVRGQTLAIKGKEFIEAARAAGVPGSAIIRRHILPNVVGPVAVYVTLTIPVVIMAESFLSFLGLGVNEPLTSLGVLISNGAKEMQDKPYLLMAPAILMAVTLLCLNFIGDGLRDALDPKER
- a CDS encoding acyl-CoA thioesterase domain-containing protein codes for the protein MSTKSFIDLQSTHNPHRWFLPVEERYCVGPPGMKFLFGGVGLATAIAALERTTERPCIWATAQYLSYANPGDVVDVDVRSKMDGKHITQARVLAHVKDREIFTCNAAVGARESEHSHQWVEMPDVAPPEDCPPMPRFGPEADDLHSNLDMRVAKGRYAPGRNVEGGRSADGRVVLWGRLRNGAAIDAVTLAVINDFVPSGTSHALGLPAGATSLDNTLRVRKIVETEWVCCDIQIEGVHNGFVHGRAAMFSDRGELMASGSQSGIIRIFDPEAFKARFAAKKD